A genomic region of Christiangramia sp. OXR-203 contains the following coding sequences:
- a CDS encoding flavohemoglobin expression-modulating QEGLA motif protein yields MQEIPDLSENSIQQILTILKEKKEISCMLPGMGILHIEKELPYLVIYRKKSNDKGTKRFITSESSYMVIGNSDFAGYQKLLIAISDFLSVEMKSYLLFEIYAGAEDSQKLRIKGPAEKLPTSLETLQKDLLTINEVFTGLYLDTEIVDTIHRHAEGSEDLMSIEEAKNCGAVLVSLEIPPIYRNENNKLYPVFFRNFKDFLIKAMHRSFFDFIRVQTTGGVASFNALGRKYLKQVVFDIDKQLADIEKSYQFLWLVSPANIHEIKEEFFKSNYQNVLDYHYRLLPVDPDILKRRLYDLKIEDIDDPAMSFLFREKREELDMQITMLGERGSSNFMYDSIRLYKGVDRQLCEEAQNILNEVPEETYSESNDILDAKAFSSLARKEFDYFKQQDENFNCKVHIRKDVNVMMVSHGELYIPADYEMSRIEAEALIQHEVGTHILTHYNGSRQPLKQLSIGLADYDPLQEGLAVMSEFMVDGLTANRLRILAGRVLAGQAVIDGANFQEIFRLLKMDYGFSAERAFNITSRIMQGGGFIKDIIYLKGLVLLKEHLKNNDDYDILLAGKYGIKHTNIIRELTDRKVLEPLRIKPRFLHSEQMFEKLKLIRNGLSLPQMVCK; encoded by the coding sequence ATGCAGGAAATACCTGATCTATCTGAAAATTCCATTCAACAAATCTTAACAATTCTTAAAGAAAAGAAGGAAATAAGCTGCATGCTTCCCGGTATGGGAATCTTGCATATTGAAAAAGAATTACCCTACCTTGTTATCTACCGGAAAAAATCGAATGATAAAGGAACTAAAAGGTTCATAACCAGTGAATCCTCCTATATGGTCATAGGAAACTCAGATTTTGCAGGCTATCAAAAATTACTGATTGCTATTTCCGATTTTCTTTCAGTAGAAATGAAATCATATTTGTTATTCGAGATCTATGCGGGAGCCGAGGACTCTCAGAAACTGCGTATTAAGGGTCCTGCTGAAAAGCTTCCTACCAGTTTAGAAACCCTTCAGAAGGATCTATTAACCATAAATGAAGTATTTACTGGCCTGTATCTGGATACAGAGATTGTAGATACCATACACAGGCATGCGGAAGGTTCCGAAGATCTTATGAGTATTGAGGAAGCTAAAAATTGTGGAGCTGTTCTCGTTAGCCTTGAAATTCCGCCCATATACCGAAATGAGAATAATAAATTATATCCTGTCTTTTTTAGAAATTTTAAAGACTTCCTGATCAAGGCCATGCACAGGTCCTTCTTTGATTTTATCAGGGTACAAACTACGGGCGGCGTAGCCAGCTTTAACGCTCTGGGAAGGAAATATCTAAAGCAGGTGGTATTCGATATTGATAAGCAATTGGCAGATATCGAAAAATCATATCAATTCCTCTGGCTGGTTTCACCTGCAAATATCCATGAGATCAAGGAAGAGTTCTTTAAAAGTAACTACCAGAATGTTCTGGACTATCATTATCGCCTGCTACCGGTTGATCCTGATATTTTAAAACGCAGACTTTACGATCTTAAGATCGAAGACATTGACGATCCAGCCATGTCCTTTCTATTCCGCGAAAAACGTGAAGAGCTTGATATGCAGATTACTATGCTTGGTGAACGTGGATCCAGCAACTTTATGTATGATAGCATCCGACTCTATAAAGGTGTGGATCGACAATTATGTGAAGAGGCTCAGAACATACTTAACGAAGTACCGGAAGAAACTTATAGCGAATCGAATGATATTCTTGACGCAAAAGCATTTAGCAGCCTTGCCCGTAAGGAGTTCGATTATTTTAAACAACAGGATGAAAACTTTAACTGCAAGGTGCATATTCGAAAAGATGTGAACGTAATGATGGTTTCACACGGAGAATTATACATTCCTGCAGATTATGAAATGAGCCGTATCGAGGCGGAGGCACTCATCCAGCACGAAGTTGGAACACATATTCTCACACATTACAATGGAAGCAGACAACCTCTTAAGCAATTAAGTATTGGTCTTGCAGATTATGATCCACTGCAGGAAGGTCTGGCAGTAATGTCTGAATTTATGGTAGATGGTCTTACGGCTAACAGACTTAGAATCCTTGCCGGAAGAGTGCTGGCAGGACAGGCAGTTATAGACGGTGCGAATTTCCAGGAAATATTCAGACTATTAAAAATGGATTATGGTTTTTCTGCGGAAAGAGCATTCAATATCACTTCCCGAATCATGCAGGGCGGTGGATTTATTAAAGACATTATTTATTTAAAGGGGCTTGTTCTACTGAAAGAACACCTTAAGAATAATGATGATTATGATATTCTGCTAGCCGGTAAATACGGAATTAAGCACACAAATATAATCCGGGAATTAACAGACAGAAAAGTTCTGGAACCGCTAAGGATAAAACCCCGGTTTCTTCATAGTGAACAAATGTTCGAAAAATTGAAATTAATCAGGAATGGTTTAAGCCTTCCACAAATGGTATGTAAATGA
- a CDS encoding site-specific integrase: MARARLVLDTRVKSKYSNDGLFPITIRIFHKKPRMIRLPYSTSKSGWDDKNMLLKKSAVANKDVECDKINTLIYNKLHLAKSTIYNLGDTINIISVDTLVENIKKCWDEQLDSKVKRNLSNEITLDNWGQILIDRKLKANKPATAKWYKDSITAFTQFNEGKSVKLYQITVTFLKNFEMEHISRGNSKNGISSYIRAIRAIYNSALREEKYNNLKNPFLNYKIPSTGRTKKKALSKEKIVAIRNLKYEKFSNLWHTKNYFLCMFNCRGMNLIDLAKLRVKDIRNNRIFYGRSKTGDPLSVKVTIEFAKILEFYIQDKDKDDFIFPIGYDGSVSTFKKYRSDRRLVNKLLKKIAEDAGIDEKITSYYIRHSWATIAKNMGISTEIISEGLGHHSLKTTEIYLKSFDNTVLDDANDLIVA, from the coding sequence ATGGCAAGAGCGAGATTAGTTTTAGATACACGGGTGAAGTCAAAATATTCCAATGATGGTCTGTTTCCAATTACTATTAGAATTTTTCATAAAAAACCTCGAATGATCCGTCTTCCGTATAGTACTTCCAAATCTGGTTGGGATGATAAAAATATGTTGCTTAAGAAATCGGCTGTTGCAAATAAAGATGTTGAATGTGATAAAATTAACACCTTAATTTATAACAAACTGCATTTAGCAAAGTCTACAATTTACAATTTAGGAGATACAATCAATATCATTTCTGTTGATACCTTAGTAGAAAACATTAAAAAGTGTTGGGATGAACAACTGGATTCTAAAGTAAAACGAAACTTATCTAATGAAATTACCTTGGATAATTGGGGTCAGATTTTAATCGATCGTAAATTAAAGGCTAATAAACCAGCTACAGCAAAATGGTATAAAGACTCCATCACCGCTTTTACACAATTTAATGAAGGTAAATCGGTGAAGCTATATCAAATTACAGTTACATTTTTGAAAAATTTTGAAATGGAGCATATTTCCAGAGGAAATTCGAAAAACGGCATAAGTTCTTACATAAGAGCTATCCGGGCAATTTATAACAGCGCTTTAAGAGAAGAAAAGTATAATAATTTAAAAAATCCTTTTTTAAATTATAAAATTCCATCAACTGGAAGGACAAAAAAGAAAGCTCTCTCAAAAGAAAAAATTGTGGCTATTAGAAATTTAAAATATGAAAAATTTTCCAATCTCTGGCATACAAAGAACTACTTCTTATGTATGTTTAATTGTAGAGGAATGAACCTTATTGATTTAGCAAAGTTAAGAGTTAAAGATATAAGGAATAATAGAATTTTTTATGGTCGAAGTAAGACGGGAGATCCTTTATCTGTAAAGGTGACCATAGAATTTGCCAAAATTTTAGAATTTTATATTCAGGATAAAGATAAAGACGATTTTATTTTTCCTATCGGATATGATGGTTCCGTTAGCACTTTTAAAAAATATAGATCTGATAGAAGGTTAGTAAATAAATTGCTTAAAAAGATTGCTGAAGATGCAGGTATTGATGAAAAGATCACCTCATATTATATTCGGCATTCCTGGGCAACCATAGCTAAAAATATGGGTATTTCGACTGAAATAATAAGTGAAGGTTTAGGTCATCATTCATTAAAAACTACAGAAATCTATCTCAAAAGTTTTGATAATACAGTTCTGGATGATGCAAATGATTTAATAGTAGCTTAA
- a CDS encoding peptidase domain-containing ABC transporter — MFGAVNFPAYRQLDQMDCGPTCLKIITEFYGRHFNIDFLREISSQQKGGVSFQGLSQAMERIGLDSVGIKANLKELIEDIPLPAIAHWEQNHFLVIYKTDKRNVFVSDPAIGKIKYSHNEFQVRWSGKNENEGVLLLVQPKEDFLDNDNEEAKPEGIGFLLEYLSPYKKYIGQITLGLFTAMLIQLILPFLTQSIVDYGINYENLDFIYLIVIAQLFLFLTRSVTEVIRDWLLLHISTKVTIAMVSDFLDKLLKLPITFFDSKTTGDFMQRIYDHQRVEEFLSGQSLSIFFDLLSIIVFAFVLGIFDSTILLIFLIGTSLFLGWSLLFMKKKEVLDHQQFDLHRKEQSHLLQIIMAVMEIKLNNSEERRKSEWEMNQSRLFGLQSTILKVDHSQIKGGKFINEIMGILIVFWSAKAVISGEISLGTMLAIQFIVGSLYIPISNTIDFLVGYQKAKLSLKRLAEIHNQKSEVYQNESVGLELRGDIKLENISFNYGEQGSNAVIKNVSTIFPHGKVTAIVGASGSGKTSLLKILLRLYKPCEGRISIGNENFEHVEVNNWRRMCGVVLQDGILFNDTFERNITESKSDEPLNQKRLIESVEMANLTDLISSLPLGYQTRIGEQGQLLSGGEKQRLLIARAIYKDPKYLFFDEATSSLDAENEKVITENLNHFYRDKTVIIVAHRLSTVKNADQILVMNKGNIVEQGNHQELLSQKGVYYTLIRNQL; from the coding sequence ATGTTTGGAGCAGTGAATTTTCCGGCTTACCGTCAGCTTGATCAAATGGATTGTGGGCCTACCTGCCTAAAAATCATTACAGAATTTTACGGTAGACATTTCAATATAGATTTTTTACGTGAAATCTCATCCCAACAAAAAGGAGGAGTATCCTTTCAGGGTCTTTCACAAGCAATGGAAAGAATTGGATTAGATTCTGTTGGCATTAAAGCTAACTTAAAGGAACTGATTGAAGATATTCCACTTCCTGCAATTGCTCACTGGGAACAGAATCATTTTTTGGTGATATATAAAACTGATAAACGAAATGTTTTTGTTTCCGACCCGGCCATAGGAAAAATAAAATATTCTCATAATGAATTTCAGGTGCGATGGTCAGGTAAGAATGAAAATGAGGGCGTATTACTCCTTGTCCAACCTAAAGAGGATTTTCTGGATAACGATAATGAAGAAGCTAAGCCGGAAGGAATAGGATTTTTACTCGAATATCTTAGTCCGTATAAAAAATATATAGGACAAATCACCTTGGGTTTATTCACTGCGATGTTAATTCAGTTAATCCTTCCTTTTCTAACTCAAAGCATTGTGGATTACGGGATCAATTATGAGAATCTTGATTTTATATACCTGATCGTTATAGCACAACTTTTTTTATTTCTAACTCGTTCCGTCACAGAGGTGATTCGGGATTGGCTCTTACTGCACATCAGCACCAAAGTTACCATAGCTATGGTATCAGATTTTCTGGATAAACTTTTGAAGCTTCCAATTACTTTTTTTGACTCAAAAACCACCGGCGATTTTATGCAGAGGATTTACGATCATCAAAGAGTAGAGGAATTCCTGAGCGGCCAATCCCTGAGTATATTTTTTGACCTGCTTAGCATAATAGTTTTTGCTTTTGTTTTAGGAATTTTTGATAGTACGATACTTCTAATTTTCTTGATTGGAACTTCTTTGTTTTTAGGGTGGTCTCTTTTATTTATGAAAAAGAAAGAGGTTCTGGATCACCAGCAATTTGATTTGCATAGAAAGGAGCAATCCCATTTACTTCAAATCATTATGGCGGTGATGGAAATCAAACTTAACAATTCTGAAGAAAGAAGAAAATCAGAGTGGGAGATGAATCAGTCCAGGCTTTTTGGATTGCAATCAACTATCCTGAAGGTTGATCATAGTCAAATTAAGGGCGGTAAATTTATTAATGAAATTATGGGCATCCTGATTGTTTTTTGGTCAGCAAAGGCAGTTATATCAGGGGAAATATCCTTAGGTACCATGTTGGCAATCCAATTCATTGTAGGAAGTCTTTACATACCAATTTCTAATACTATCGATTTCCTAGTGGGCTATCAAAAAGCAAAACTTTCTTTAAAAAGATTGGCTGAAATTCACAATCAAAAATCTGAAGTATATCAGAATGAAAGCGTTGGTTTAGAGTTGAGAGGCGATATAAAACTCGAAAATATCTCGTTTAATTATGGGGAACAAGGATCAAACGCTGTTATCAAGAATGTTTCTACAATTTTTCCACACGGAAAAGTTACTGCCATTGTGGGAGCTAGTGGATCTGGTAAGACAAGCCTTCTGAAAATATTATTGAGATTATATAAACCTTGTGAAGGCAGGATAAGTATTGGAAACGAAAATTTCGAACATGTTGAAGTAAACAACTGGAGAAGGATGTGTGGGGTGGTTTTACAGGATGGAATTTTGTTCAATGATACCTTCGAAAGAAATATCACAGAATCAAAATCTGATGAACCATTAAACCAAAAGCGATTAATAGAATCGGTCGAAATGGCCAATTTGACCGATTTAATTAGTTCACTCCCTCTTGGGTATCAGACCAGGATTGGTGAACAAGGACAGCTATTAAGCGGGGGAGAGAAACAAAGACTTTTAATTGCAAGGGCGATATACAAAGATCCTAAATATTTATTTTTTGATGAAGCTACAAGCTCCTTAGATGCTGAAAACGAAAAAGTAATAACAGAAAATCTGAATCATTTTTACCGGGATAAAACAGTAATTATCGTAGCCCATAGGCTATCCACAGTAAAAAATGCAGATCAAATATTGGTAATGAATAAAGGAAATATCGTGGAACAGGGGAATCACCAAGAGTTACTATCTCAGAAAGGTGTTTACTATACATTAATTAGAAATCAACTTTAA
- a CDS encoding HlyD family secretion protein: protein MTFVFFVLLLISASNFPFNEVIQGKVIVTSQNPPVHIKAKSVGKILAINYQPGDLVFKGDILGELENDSYTKDVVNLRAKLDTVFNIQTLKDLNEIYPPHLILGNDLQLYYNAFLSNYHHLILEASLNDQSIHDHQMRQELSNQLYSIDSKNEELSIAKRNLEVSETNYKRFQELFNKGVVSQVDLENIEKDFLMQQRQFHFLNQQYNQLILENKGILSRLQLSSNTSLKTKRNLEVDLLLSQQNLIGAIQKWEDTYLLKSPIDGRLSYFEVWGEYQNVEEGESVYSVVPDIQQNLIGKCIIPIRNAGKLKKGQKVNLKLDNYPYHEWGMVRAKVGSISQIPKGGDNPGYIVYLTINDLKTSYGKELEFHQELNGTAEILLKEVTLIERIFYQFRHLWSNREF from the coding sequence TTGACATTTGTTTTCTTTGTATTATTACTAATTTCCGCTTCCAATTTTCCATTTAATGAAGTTATTCAAGGAAAGGTAATTGTCACCTCTCAAAATCCACCCGTACATATAAAAGCAAAATCTGTAGGTAAAATTTTAGCGATTAACTACCAACCTGGAGATTTAGTTTTTAAAGGGGATATTTTAGGAGAACTAGAAAATGATTCATACACAAAAGATGTTGTAAATCTACGAGCTAAGTTAGATACCGTTTTCAATATTCAAACCCTCAAAGATTTAAATGAGATTTACCCTCCACATTTAATTTTAGGCAACGACCTTCAATTATATTACAATGCTTTTTTGAGCAATTATCATCATTTGATACTTGAAGCGTCCCTGAATGATCAATCTATTCATGATCATCAAATGAGGCAGGAATTATCAAATCAGCTTTATTCCATTGATAGTAAAAATGAAGAATTATCTATCGCTAAAAGAAATCTTGAAGTCTCGGAAACCAATTATAAGAGGTTCCAAGAATTATTTAATAAGGGGGTGGTTTCTCAGGTTGATCTTGAAAATATAGAAAAAGATTTCTTAATGCAGCAGCGCCAATTTCATTTTTTAAATCAACAGTATAATCAGTTAATATTAGAAAATAAAGGTATACTATCTAGGCTTCAACTTTCAAGTAATACGTCTTTAAAAACTAAGCGTAATCTAGAGGTTGATCTACTATTATCTCAACAGAATTTAATCGGTGCTATCCAAAAATGGGAAGATACCTACCTTTTGAAAAGCCCCATTGATGGCCGATTATCTTATTTTGAAGTTTGGGGAGAATATCAGAATGTAGAAGAAGGAGAATCAGTATATAGTGTTGTTCCCGATATTCAGCAGAATCTGATAGGGAAATGCATAATCCCCATTCGGAATGCAGGGAAGTTGAAAAAAGGGCAGAAGGTAAATTTAAAACTAGATAACTATCCTTATCATGAATGGGGAATGGTAAGAGCCAAGGTAGGATCGATTTCACAAATACCCAAAGGAGGAGACAATCCTGGTTACATTGTTTACTTAACTATCAATGACCTGAAAACCTCTTACGGTAAAGAATTAGAGTTTCATCAGGAATTAAATGGAACAGCAGAAATTTTACTGAAGGAGGTTACACTGATAGAACGGATTTTTTATCAGTTCCGTCATTTATGGTCAAATAGAGAATTTTAA
- a CDS encoding helix-turn-helix domain-containing protein: MIFSSVINLSLYRLLLFVALTIFIYKPLLFAQDNIKQSTTIYSVNSSFTELHELEAAAMADSKIDELNKIVEVHLQKAKKENDPVELARAYYYRILTEKPERAIIYSDSMIEITENSEHPNYPTLGYILKANVLYDQGKFQPALDNFLKAYNLALEKNNMDDQREISLAIAAIRNINGQHYAAADLYKRSLNLLKQKSNSTENYYEDYSTLLYNLSLTYLRLSQLDTSKYYVQKGIDLSRLENKEEDFKDFVLVDAQINFYKKDFKRAKDTLLKYIDDFDGTSKAIKLYYLGKIEKNYGNDKVALTYFKTIDSIVSSTEDPFNEVKDVYQQLIINSVLEDEEKEQIGYIEKLIYYDSVLSSEHENIANQAIVAYDIPDLKRQKLKAENQLKTKNLYVTLIAILAGLAVLIGLYFFIRSRKMNARLKLLMEESEMEEGKSKAITEHPSSIPEEIRKDILEKLAVFEKSDRFMSKDLDMYGLAQQIGTNTTYLSTVINHYKKMNFPTYVKDLKIKAAINQLSKNPDLLKYNYQGLAEIFGFKTGESFSKAFYKKTGVYPSKFLNELKSR; this comes from the coding sequence ATGATTTTTTCATCTGTAATAAATCTTTCCCTGTACCGCTTACTGTTATTCGTGGCTTTGACCATATTTATTTATAAGCCATTATTATTTGCCCAGGATAATATAAAACAGAGCACTACTATTTATTCAGTTAATTCATCTTTTACAGAATTGCATGAACTTGAGGCAGCCGCTATGGCAGATTCTAAAATTGACGAACTAAATAAGATTGTAGAAGTCCATTTGCAGAAGGCTAAAAAAGAGAATGATCCTGTTGAACTAGCCAGAGCTTATTACTACAGAATATTGACGGAGAAGCCTGAACGCGCAATTATTTATTCAGATTCCATGATCGAGATTACTGAAAACAGCGAACATCCAAACTACCCGACTCTTGGCTATATTCTCAAAGCAAATGTGCTTTATGATCAGGGTAAATTTCAACCTGCATTAGATAATTTTTTAAAAGCCTATAATCTGGCTTTGGAAAAGAATAATATGGATGATCAGCGTGAAATTTCCCTTGCCATTGCTGCCATAAGGAATATTAACGGGCAACATTACGCCGCCGCCGATTTATATAAGCGATCCCTTAATCTTTTAAAACAGAAATCAAATTCAACTGAAAATTATTACGAGGATTATTCAACTCTGTTATATAACCTCTCACTTACCTACCTGAGATTGTCACAATTGGATACCTCAAAATATTACGTTCAGAAGGGAATTGATTTGTCAAGATTAGAGAACAAAGAAGAAGATTTTAAAGATTTTGTTTTGGTGGATGCTCAGATAAATTTTTATAAAAAGGATTTTAAAAGGGCCAAGGATACACTTCTAAAATATATTGACGATTTTGACGGTACCAGTAAGGCGATCAAGCTTTATTATTTGGGAAAAATTGAAAAAAATTATGGAAATGATAAGGTCGCGCTTACATATTTTAAAACCATAGATTCCATCGTCTCCTCAACAGAGGATCCTTTTAACGAAGTAAAGGATGTTTATCAGCAATTAATAATCAATTCGGTTTTAGAAGACGAAGAAAAGGAACAAATTGGCTATATAGAAAAACTAATATATTATGATAGTGTTTTGTCCTCAGAGCATGAAAATATTGCAAATCAGGCAATAGTTGCTTATGATATCCCGGATCTGAAAAGACAAAAACTTAAAGCTGAAAATCAACTCAAAACAAAAAATTTATATGTGACATTGATTGCTATTCTGGCTGGTCTGGCTGTTCTTATTGGCTTATATTTTTTTATACGCTCCAGAAAAATGAATGCAAGGTTAAAACTTCTTATGGAAGAATCGGAAATGGAAGAGGGAAAATCTAAGGCCATTACAGAGCATCCTTCTTCCATTCCGGAGGAAATTAGAAAGGATATTTTAGAAAAACTGGCTGTATTTGAAAAATCAGATCGCTTTATGAGCAAAGATTTGGATATGTATGGCCTGGCCCAACAAATAGGTACCAATACTACCTATTTGTCCACTGTAATCAATCATTACAAAAAGATGAATTTTCCAACCTACGTCAAGGATTTGAAAATTAAAGCGGCAATAAATCAACTGAGTAAGAATCCTGATTTATTGAAATATAATTATCAAGGTTTAGCGGAAATTTTTGGTTTCAAAACAGGGGAATCATTTTCGAAAGCCTTTTACAAGAAAACTGGGGTATATCCATCTAAATTTTTAAATGAATTAAAATCACGCTAA
- a CDS encoding prolyl oligopeptidase family serine peptidase gives MKKYIKYFLFYSLCFFLSVSFAQEGKSNHLVYPQILKKPTSEIHYGIKVLDEYSNLNKLEDSSVKNWFKAQDSLAEKYFATNDLMKEYLEKFKKYQNNAQSSLSMVRISENGNYFYLKYDDSLGYEKLFFRENLADKEKELFDPSQYNSGNPSITYLNPSFDGKKIAIGFNDNGSFSSTILIYDLETNQILREVITNINPDFGGIEWLPDNSGFIYLFFPEVDNSQPGYKKNSFSVIYKLGENPEDRKPIFQSHYDLHISEDFYPKVKIGSSLDNYIIGYIASSDDYYDSYIATISDVLQGKPDWKPFFKKEDAIFYDQGEVRGDKFIFRQGNLNGNLLGKVSIENPDFTNPAVLAEGSKENPIIKFEVTKDNIYFARSLYGANVSLYVLNSSNKIRQLQPPFDPGYATFFGESVKHNNVGVGMDGWTSDYTRYLINEDGSFSREALSPLLAYPEFENIITEQIMVTSHDGVEVPLSLVYKEGLEKKSANEVFMYVYGAYGESLSPFFSPMFLDWAAQGGILAFPHVRGGGEKGKEWHKQGMKNLKFNSWKDLIACTEALINLNFTEPGLISLYTSSAGGITAGMAVNERPDLFSSFIADVPRLNPFGLESSSTASSTSYLEYGTVKDSTEFSGLVKMDPYLNIRSKMAYPAVLVMPSYNDDRIPLWDSGKYIAKLQNSNQTNNPVLLDIDYQNGHETAGDYDESVRLYSKIFSFAKSNMKR, from the coding sequence ATGAAAAAATATATCAAATATTTTCTATTCTATTCTTTGTGTTTTTTCCTTTCGGTTTCTTTTGCCCAGGAAGGAAAGAGCAATCATTTGGTTTATCCCCAAATCCTCAAAAAACCAACTTCCGAAATACATTATGGAATAAAAGTCTTAGACGAGTATTCAAATTTAAATAAGCTAGAAGATAGTTCGGTGAAAAATTGGTTCAAAGCTCAGGATTCTCTGGCTGAAAAGTATTTTGCTACAAATGACTTAATGAAAGAATATTTAGAGAAATTTAAAAAATACCAAAATAATGCTCAATCCTCCTTGAGTATGGTTCGTATTAGTGAAAATGGAAATTATTTTTACTTAAAATATGATGATAGTTTGGGATATGAAAAATTGTTTTTTAGGGAGAATCTTGCTGATAAAGAAAAAGAATTATTCGATCCTTCCCAGTATAATTCTGGTAATCCGTCAATAACTTATCTAAACCCCTCATTTGACGGAAAAAAGATCGCAATTGGTTTTAATGACAATGGTAGTTTTTCAAGTACAATCTTAATTTATGATCTTGAAACGAATCAGATTTTAAGAGAAGTGATTACAAATATCAATCCCGATTTTGGGGGAATAGAATGGTTGCCGGATAATTCAGGATTTATCTATTTATTTTTTCCGGAAGTAGATAATTCCCAACCGGGTTATAAGAAGAACTCTTTTTCTGTTATTTATAAATTAGGTGAAAACCCCGAAGATAGAAAACCAATTTTCCAGTCTCATTATGACTTACATATTTCTGAAGATTTTTATCCTAAAGTAAAAATAGGATCGAGCCTGGATAATTATATCATTGGTTATATAGCCAGTTCTGATGATTATTATGACAGCTATATAGCTACCATTTCAGATGTCCTACAAGGAAAACCAGATTGGAAACCATTCTTCAAAAAAGAAGATGCGATATTCTACGATCAGGGAGAGGTTCGTGGTGATAAATTTATTTTCCGCCAAGGAAATTTAAACGGGAATCTATTGGGGAAAGTAAGTATCGAAAATCCTGATTTCACTAATCCGGCTGTTTTGGCAGAAGGCAGTAAAGAGAATCCTATTATTAAATTTGAAGTAACAAAGGATAATATTTATTTCGCACGGTCCTTATATGGAGCAAATGTTTCTTTATATGTTCTCAACTCTTCAAATAAGATCAGACAATTACAACCTCCTTTTGATCCCGGTTATGCTACCTTTTTTGGGGAGTCTGTAAAACACAATAATGTTGGGGTGGGTATGGATGGTTGGACTTCTGATTATACCCGCTATTTAATAAATGAAGATGGAAGTTTCTCAAGAGAAGCACTTTCACCTCTATTGGCTTATCCAGAGTTTGAAAATATTATAACGGAACAAATAATGGTTACCTCCCATGATGGGGTAGAAGTTCCTTTATCGCTGGTTTATAAGGAAGGTCTGGAAAAAAAATCAGCAAATGAAGTATTTATGTATGTATATGGTGCATACGGGGAAAGTTTGAGTCCATTTTTCTCTCCTATGTTTTTAGATTGGGCAGCCCAGGGTGGAATTTTGGCATTCCCTCATGTTAGGGGAGGCGGAGAAAAAGGGAAGGAATGGCACAAGCAGGGAATGAAGAATCTTAAATTTAATTCCTGGAAAGATCTTATTGCCTGTACCGAAGCTCTAATAAATTTGAATTTTACGGAACCAGGATTAATTTCACTTTATACCAGCAGTGCAGGAGGGATTACAGCCGGAATGGCTGTAAACGAACGTCCGGATCTTTTTTCTTCCTTTATAGCTGATGTTCCGCGACTAAATCCTTTTGGTCTGGAATCATCCAGCACGGCCAGCAGTACGAGTTACCTTGAGTATGGAACGGTCAAAGACAGTACAGAATTTTCGGGTCTTGTAAAAATGGATCCATACTTAAACATACGGTCTAAAATGGCTTATCCGGCAGTTCTTGTAATGCCGAGCTATAACGATGACCGTATTCCATTATGGGATAGTGGCAAATATATAGCTAAACTGCAAAATAGTAATCAGACAAATAATCCTGTTTTATTGGATATCGACTATCAAAACGGGCATGAAACAGCAGGTGATTATGATGAATCTGTCCGTCTATACAGTAAAATTTTCAGTTTCGCCAAATCCAATATGAAGCGTTAG